The following coding sequences are from one Pocillopora verrucosa isolate sample1 chromosome 5, ASM3666991v2, whole genome shotgun sequence window:
- the LOC136280662 gene encoding extracellular calcium-sensing receptor-like — protein sequence MSSLHYHLFLFLCFYAAVQAQYREGDIMLGGLFSVHQVPYRPGSRFEEIYLRGLGRMQAMIFAIERINNDTSLLSNISLGYDIRDYGGNLSKAAGLIYQLLTVDSCVNLSQNAPRKKAIISLIGPNESRTALFIGGFLRMLNVSSVTGTATSTELSSFTYKHLYRTVPSDKFLAKAMVDLITHFNWGYVAVVGQDDSYGRSGAWAVVSESSSRKSSFCIAFTEFIRLESLHLSVRNIVKKLKQMDNVKVVILWLYENYQTKFLAEVQRQNLTGRVWILSEIHLTSTLPVKGILESSLGFQFHKFSDSGFKEYLKEILVKERDDRSFSEWNYSTSEKWKFLKNMKCVHRQIEQCSNELIKEIYSSYVPYIIDAVYAVAHALDIFNRNFSYDETKDRAKLQITNSFDVHKLLGRVSFDGLTGKIKFDRFGDRSSAYYDIFSFKNVPNGDVESVKMVLIGEWKNSQKNETRLIFHEALNWTTKSGRPPKSECSEQCPPGTRKSSTSPCCWQCLPCLGETISSSAGSESCRECPNGTISNPANTECVALPSANISYTNITGIVILTFGTLGVVVTLFCLAALCKFWNSPIVKASNRELSLSLLLTILALFSLVFIDVFKTTNTICMIIYPLRYLTYNICLSTLLVKVLLISCAFRVPIMTSLELTSLPNKAQVGIVIAFLAPLLSVLMPWLLLDPPFNFQHIYPKRYTFNECKAYSSSVGKSLFLATCFYIFFQMLVSSVCAFKVRKIPENFSEAKRIAFSLYIFLFSLLCYHPVELSLDGWYVTVVDCVTTLLSAYGFLCCLFLPKMYILFFRQEMNDANGIRQEVTQFSFSSGCVRVNPAFDSSN from the coding sequence ATGAGTTCGTTGCACTACCATTTGTTTCTGTTCCTGTGCTTCTATGCTGCCGTTCAGGCTCAATACAGAGAAGGCGATATCATGTTGGGCGGACTTTTTAGCGTGCACCAGGTGCCATACCGGCCAGGGTCGCGATTTGAAGAGATATATTTGAGAGGACTTGGTCGCATGCAAGCCATGATCTTCGCAATCGAACGAATAAACAATGACACAAGTCTTCTTTCGAACATTTCCCTAGGATATGACATAAGGGATTACGGTGGAAACCTCTCAAAAGCTGCGGGACTCATTTATCAACTACTGACCGTTGATTCTTGCGTCAATTTAAGCCAAAATGCCCCAAGAAAGAAAGCCATCATTTCTTTAATAGGCCCAAACGAATCAAGAACAGCGCTATTCATTGGTGGATTTCTTCGGATGCTCAATGTTTCGAGCGTAACTGGAACAGCAACCAGTACGGAGCTTAGCTCTTTTACCTATAAACATTTATATCGAACGGTGCCTTCGGACAAGTTTCTTGCAAAAGCGATGGTTGACTTAATTACGCACTTCAACTGGGGCTATGTTGCTGTAGTTGGACAAGATGATTCGTATGGAAGAAGCGGAGCATGGGCAGTGGTTAGCGAAAGTTCGTCAAGGAAGAGCTCGTTCTGTATTGCTTTTACGGAGTTTATACGCCTCGAAAGTCTGCATCTGAGTGTTCGGAACATAGTTAAAAAGCTTAAACAGATGGACAATGTCAAAGTTGTGATCTTATGGTTATACGAGAATTACCAAACGAAGTTTTTGGCAGAGGTTCAGAGGCAAAACCTAACTGGACGTGTGTGGATTTTGAGCGAGATTCATTTAACTTCTACACTGCCAGTAAAAGGTATTCTCGAGAGCTCTTTAGGATTTCAATTCCATAAATTCAGCGACTCTGGCTTCaaggaatatttaaaagaaatattggtCAAGGAGAGAGACGATAGAAGTTTTTCTGAATGGAACTACAGTACAAGCGAAAAATGGAAGTTCTTGAAGAACATGAAGTGTGTTCATCGCCAAATTGAGCAGTGCTCTAACGAGTTGATTAAAGAAATCTACAGCTCCTATGTTCCGTACATCATTGACGCCGTATATGCCGTGGCACACGCACTAGATATTTTCAATCGAAATTTTAGCTATGACGAGACCAAAGATCGGGCGAAACTGCAGATAACCAATAGTTTTGACGTGCACAAACTTCTTGGCCGCGTCAGTTTTGACGGACTAACTGGAAAAATCAAGTTCGATCGATTTGGCGACAGGAGCTCAGCGTATTATGACATTTTCAGCTTTAAAAATGTACCCAATGGAGATGTGGAGAGTGTAAAAATGGTGCTGATAGGAGAATGGAAAAATTCACAGAAAAACGAAACTCGCTTGATTTTTCATGAAGCCCTGAATTGGACGACTAAATCTGGTCGCCCTCCGAAATCGGAATGTTCGGAACAGTGTCCTCCTGGAACAAGGAAATCTTCTACCTCACCTTGTTGTTGGCAGTGCCTTCCGTGCCTTGGTGAAACCATCAGCTCATCTGCTGGTTCTGAAAGCTGCAGAGAATGTCCCAACGGAACAATATCTAACCCAGCGAATACAGAGTGTGTCGCCTTACCCTCTGCCAACATAAGCTATACGAATATAACCGGAATTGTGATTCTAACGTTTGGCACCCTCGGAGTTGTTGTCACATTGTTTTGTCTGGCTGCCCTCTGCAAATTCTGGAATAGTCCCATCGTCAAGGCATCTAATAGGGAGCTTAGCCTTTCCCTTTTACTTACAATTCTTGCATTATTCTCTCTGGTATTTATTGATGTCTTTAAAACCACAAATACAATTTGCATGATCATATACCCGTTACGTTATTTGACCTATAACATCTGTCTCTCCACATTATTGGTAAAGGTGTTGCTTATTTCCTGTGCTTTTCGGGTTCCCATTATGACCAGTTTGGAACTCACTTCTCTTCCAAACAAAGCACAGGTTGGGATTGTTATAGCATTTCTAGCTCCACTGTTGTCAGTGCTGATGCCATGGTTGCTTTTGGATCCACCCTTCAACTTTCAACATATCTATCCGAAACGTTACACCTTTAACGAATGCAAGGCATACTCCAGCTCAGTTGGAAAGTCTCTATTCCTGGCAACATGCTTTTATATCTTCTTCCAAATGCTGGTGTCCTCTGTCTGTGCTTTTAAGGTTAGAAAGATTCCTGAAAATTTCAGCGAGGCCAAGCGAATCGCCTTTTCCCTGTACATATTTTTGTTCTCGTTGCTTTGTTATCACCCGGTAGAATTGTCCTTGGATGGATGGTATGTTACGGTTGTGGACTGTGTAACAACTCTGTTGAGCGCGTACGGTTTCCTTTGTTGTCTATTTTTGCCCAAAATGTATATTCTGTTCTTCAGGCAGGAGATGAACGATGCGAATGGCATAAGACAAGAAGTCACTCAGTTCTCGTTTAGTTCAGGTTGTGTCCGCGTAAACCCTGCTTTTGATAGTTCAAATTAG